Proteins from one Fragaria vesca subsp. vesca linkage group LG6, FraVesHawaii_1.0, whole genome shotgun sequence genomic window:
- the LOC101299982 gene encoding putative nucleosome assembly protein C2D10.11C-like yields MMSYRDKLERSVSLIPAAAALGAEDRAALVKALESLVGQHSAKLESPELKKRLAALTEIQGQLKDLKIKFVEERAALKARQNRCREEGHNFRLYTLMNNEVLAQEITDQDEEALKTEIKWYPGKNLTDNLHSFFNFFQPVQAADVQSRIHCDYDIFSTIRDEIIPQFPQVMKRNNKGLIGFTSREPVLKNIFLGERAVLEGKYQKLYEPLYKKRYEIVNGTTGTAVDQEGDKAREEKGVPCFWAIAMKNDEVLAQKITKCDEEALKYLKDIKWSRINNSLGFKLEFFFDPNPYFENTVLTKAYHMTSDSQPAVLEKTIGTKINWLPGKSLTASLLKRPRKRSKTAEFMTKHQSFFNFFNTPKYPELNLYEAQFEVQKHLDYEYGKTIRDKIIPHAVSLFTGEAVDLGTDCEDLDDDDDLNDENYYSDDEEEEEEAEQDPYECLAY; encoded by the exons ATGATGAGCTACAGAGATAAACTCGAACGCAGTGTCTCTCTCATCCCTGCAGCCGCTG CTCTCGGTGCGGAGGATCGTGCTGCTCTTGTTAAAGCTCTGGAG AGCTTGGTTGGACAGCATTCTGCCAAATTGGAATCACCCGAGCTGAAGAAGCGCCTTGCAGCTTTGACTGAAATACAG GGCCAACTCAAGGACCTGAAAATAAAATTTGTTGAGGAGAGAGCTGCACTGAAAGCTAGACAGAATCGTTGCCGGG AAGAAGGACACAACTTTAGGCTTTATACACTGATGAATAATGAAGTGCTTGCTCAGGAG ATCACAGACCAAGATGAAGAGGCTCTCAA GACCGAGATCAAGTGGTATCCGGGGAAAAACTTGACTGACAACCTTCACAGCTTCTTCAACTTCTTTCAACCTGTCCAG GCGGCAGATGTCCAAAGTAGGATCCACTGTGATTATGACATTTT TTCAACAATTCGAGATGAAATTATCCCTCAGTTTCCCCAAGTGATGAAGCGGAACAATAAGGGACTA ATTGGTTTTACTTCGAGGGAGCCAGTACTGAAAAACATATTTTTAGGGGAGAGGGCTGTGTTGGAAGGAAAATATCAGAAGCTGTACGAACCTCTTTACAAAAAG AGATATGAGATTGTTAATGGCACAACTGGAACTGCAGTAGACCAAGAAGGAGATAAAGCCCGAGAAG AGAAAGGAGTGCCTTGCTTTTGGGCTATTGCAATGAAGAACGATGAAGTACTTGCTCAGAAG ATTACGAAGTGTGATGAGGAAGCTCTCAAATATCTCAAAGATATCAAGTGGTCTAGGATAAACAATTCTTTGGGGTTCAAGCTGGAGTTCTTCTTTGATCCAAATCCATATTTTGAAAACACTGTCCTAACCAAAGCATATCATATGACTAGTGACAGTCAACCTGCAGTGTTGGAGAAGACAATTGG GACAAAAATCAATTGGCTTCCTGGCAAGAGCTTGACAGCTAGTCTTCTGAAGAGGCCAAGAAAGCGATCAAAGACTGCTGAGTTCATGACCAAACATCAAAGTTTTTTCAACTTCTTTAACACTCCCAAGTATCCTGAGCTCAACTTATAT GAAGCTCAATTTGAAGTTCAGAAGCATCTGGATTATGAATATGG TAAAACTATTCGAGACAAGATCATTCCTCATGCAGTATCACTTTTCACTGGGGAAGCTGTTGACCTAGGCACTGATTGTGAAGATCTAGATGATGATGATGATTTAAATGATGAGAACTACTATTCTGACGATGAGGAGGAGGAGGAGGAGGCTGAGCAGGACCCCTATGAATGTTTAGCTTACTGA
- the LOC101300271 gene encoding putative nucleosome assembly protein C364.06-like, producing the protein MIKYRDELERRVSLIPSAAALSAEDRSALVKALESLVGRHSKKLESPELKKRIAALTKIQGQLMDLETKFFERRAVLEGKFQKLYEPLYKKRYEIVNGTTEVQKTKKRTAVDQEGDKARAEKGVPYFWATALKNEVLAQKITKCDDGALKYLKDLKWCRIKKSKGFKLEFFFDPNPFFKNTVLTKAYYMSSDSPPMLEKTIGTNINWHPGKSLTASLLKRPRKRSKNAEFMTKQRSFFNFFNTLEYPELPDDYTTYMHHDNFRKIEDQFEVQKDLDYEVGKTIRDKIIPHAVSLFTGEAVERGTDCEDLDDDDDLNDDYYSDDEEEEDNEDEDDDDDKDDEDDKDDEDNEDEFEDDF; encoded by the exons ATGATCAAGTACAGAGATGAACTCGAACGCAGAGTGTCTCTCATCCCTTCAGCGGCTG CTCTCAGTGCGGAGGATCGTTCTGCTCTTGTGAAAGCTCTAGAG AGCTTGGTTGGACGGCATTCTAAGAAATTGGAATCACCGGAGCTGAAGAAGCGCATTGCTGCTTTGACTAAAATACAG GGCCAACTCATGGACCTGGAAACAAAATTTTTTGAGAGA AGAGCTGTGTTGGAAGGAAAATTTCAGAAGCTGTATGAACCTCTCTACAAAAAG AGATATGAGATTGTTAATGGTACAACAGAAGTTCAAAAAACCAAAAAAAGAACTGCAGTAGACCAAGAAGGAGATAAAGCCAGAGCAG AGAAAGGAGTGCCTTACTTTTGGGCTACTGCATTGAAGAATGAAGTACTTGCTCAGAAG ATTACAAAGTGTGATGACGGAGCTCTCAAATATCTCAAAGATCTCAAGTGGTGTAGGATAAAAAAGTCGAAGGGGTTCAAGCTGGAGTTCTTCTTTGATCCAAATCCATTTTTCAAAAACACTGTCCTAACGAAAGCATATTATATGAGTAGTGACAGTCCACCAATGTTGGAGAAGACAATTGG GACAAACATAAACTGGCATCCTGGCAAAAGCTTGACAGCTAGTCTTCTGAAGAGGCCAAGAAAGCGATCAAAGAATGCTGAATTCATGACCAAACAGCGAAGTTTTTTCAACTTCTTTAACACTCTTGAGTATCCTGAGCTTCCTGATGATTACACAACTTATATGCATCATGATAATTTCCGAAAAATT GAAGATCAATTTGAAGTTCAGAAGGATCTTGATTATGAAGTTGG TAAAACCATTCGAGACAAGATCATTCCGCATGCAGTATCACTTTTCACCGGGGAAGCTGTTGAGCGGGGTACTGATTGTGAAGATCTAGATGATGATGATGATTTAAATGATGACTACTATTCTGATGATGAGGAGGAAGAGGAT AATGAGGATGAGGATGATGATGATGATAAAGATGATGAGGACGATAAAGATGATGAGGACAATGAGGACGAGTTTGAGGACGATTTTTGA